Within the Longimicrobium sp. genome, the region TCTGGCGCGGGTTGTCGGCCAGGCGCTGCACGGCCGCGTCGCTCACCGGCGCCCCGTCGGCCCGCAGCACCAGCCGCGCCAGCTCCATCACGTCGGCGTTGCGCATGCGGATGCACCCGTGCGAGGCCGGCCGGCCCAGCGCGTGCTCGTTGCGCGCCGGCGTGCCGTGCACGTAGTAGTCGCGGAACAGGTGGATCTTCACCCGCCCCATCGGGTTGCTCCATCCGGGGGCCGCGGCCCGCTCGTCGCGCGCCCACGCCGCGTCGGGCGGCGTCCACGACGGGTTCCACACCATCCGCCGGATCGCCGCCTCGCCCGTGGGGGTGGCGTGCCGCGGCGTGCCCACCGAAACCGGGTACGAGCGGATGCGCTCCCCGCCCTGGAACACCTCCAGCCGGCCGGCGGGGATGTTGACCACGATGTCCATGGCCCCCTGCGCGCGGGCGGGGGCGGTGGCCAGCAGCGAAATCAGCAGCCCGGGGACGGCCCGGCGAATCGAGAACATGGTTCGGCTTCCGGATCAGGGTACGTGGTGCCGCGTGTCGTGCTCCAAAGCTGCGGCACCAGGGGCGGAGGCGCGCCGGTCATTTGACCCATCCCGCGCCCGCCGCCCGCATCCCTACGTCGGACGCCCCGCTCCTGTTTCGGCGACCCGGGGGCTCGCCGAACGCGAAGCTTGCCCCCGGCCCCGGGCCG harbors:
- a CDS encoding L,D-transpeptidase, whose translation is MFSIRRAVPGLLISLLATAPARAQGAMDIVVNIPAGRLEVFQGGERIRSYPVSVGTPRHATPTGEAAIRRMVWNPSWTPPDAAWARDERAAAPGWSNPMGRVKIHLFRDYYVHGTPARNEHALGRPASHGCIRMRNADVMELARLVLRADGAPVSDAAVQRLADNPRQTREIALSGRVRVRIEYRLNEVRGGALTLHPDVYRRGGGLPPLLPVPPLAGARAEERVALMR